CCGCGCTCGCGAGCGTCGGGCTGGGGTAGGTAGCCCCCCGCCCGACGCCGGGAGCCTCCTCAAGATCCCCCGAGAGGACCGAGGAACCGCCCCACGCGAGCGGCGCGTCATCGTCACGTCAATGCAGGAGCAGTGCCATCACCACGGGCACGAAAATCACGCGGCCACGGCGAAAACACCCCGAAGAAGCGACAGAAATGTGGCGGAGGCCGCAGAAATGTCCGGGCGGTCAGCGCGAGAGCAGCGCGGCAAGCAGGGCCAGCGCGAGCAGAGACGCGGTGATCTGCCAAAAGAGCAGCGGGTTTCGCTCATACAATGAGCGCGGGCGGCGCTTGGAGACCGGGCCTTGGGCCAACCCCTGTTCGAGCTCAAAGGCGAGTTCCATGGCGTCCTGATGGCGGTCATCGGCGGTCGCGGCGGTGGCCCGCAGCAGGAGCGCATCAAGCCACGCCGGCAAATCCGGACGAAGCTGCGCGGGGCTGGCGCGACGATGGAACCGCGGCCGCGAAAACGCTTCGATCTCTCCGTAGGGGTACCGTCCGGTGAACAGCCGGTGCAGCGTGACCCCGAGTGCGTACACGTCGGAACGTTCATCCCCCGCAAAGCCGTCCAACAGCTCGGGCGCCATGTAACTGGGGGTACCGGGAATGACGTCGGATTCCGATGCAGGAACGCCGGGGAGGCGCGCCGCCCCGAGGTCAAACAGCTTGACTCCCCCGCCTTCGCACACCATGACGTTGTCGGGCTTGACGTCGCGGTGGATGATCTGCCGACGGTTGAGCGCATACACGGCTTTGGCCAATTCGACCCCGATGCGGACCCCTTCTTCAACGGTCATCGGCCCGGCAGCCAGTCGCTGCTCGAGCGTGATCCCGCGGTAATACGGAGTCACGGAGTACAACCGAGTTTGTCGGCCCGGTGGAAGATCGATGGCGTTAGCCAGCCAGGGACTGCGTACCCGCGACGCGATCCAGCCTTCGCGGATAAACGCTCGCCTCGCCGCGGCTTCACCCGCCACGCGAGGGTGAGGAAACTTCAAGACCACTTCGCGCGGCTCAACCGTATCCACCGCCGCGAACAGGCGATTGTATCGTCCATTGGAGAGCTGCGCGGTGAGCCGAAACCCGTCCACCACGTCGCCGACCGCGGGGAGATCTCCCAACGGCCACGTCGCCATCGTCGATTCCAACTCCTCGGCCTCGATCGGCGGAACCTGTTTCACATC
This sequence is a window from Nitrospirota bacterium. Protein-coding genes within it:
- a CDS encoding protein kinase, which translates into the protein MAGGVLTTEIGFASERGARERNEDYVGVFLGDETQRALRGVVAAVADGVGGSLGGRTAAELTVRGFVDGYYGSPETIGVERAAGRALDAMNRWVFAQGRLDPCLANMATTFSALIVRGREAHVVHVGDSRVYRWRDGRLARLTIDHTLRHPDLHHVLYRAVGIEDTLRIDHSVEPLRPDDRFVLCSDGVHGVLADRVLADLLLDPDSPQHAAERLVKRALEAGGRDNATALVVDVKQVPPIEAEELESTMATWPLGDLPAVGDVVDGFRLTAQLSNGRYNRLFAAVDTVEPREVVLKFPHPRVAGEAAARRAFIREGWIASRVRSPWLANAIDLPPGRQTRLYSVTPYYRGITLEQRLAAGPMTVEEGVRIGVELAKAVYALNRRQIIHRDVKPDNVMVCEGGGVKLFDLGAARLPGVPASESDVIPGTPSYMAPELLDGFAGDERSDVYALGVTLHRLFTGRYPYGEIEAFSRPRFHRRASPAQLRPDLPAWLDALLLRATAATADDRHQDAMELAFELEQGLAQGPVSKRRPRSLYERNPLLFWQITASLLALALLAALLSR